The proteins below come from a single Roseiflexus sp. RS-1 genomic window:
- a CDS encoding GlsB/YeaQ/YmgE family stress response membrane protein, with protein sequence MGPISWIIFGALAGWVASLLVGVEERQGCLMNIIIGILGAFVGGLIMDLLGFGGTNFGWDVRSFGVAVLGAIVLLAITGRTRKQRR encoded by the coding sequence ATGGGACCGATTTCATGGATCATATTCGGCGCACTGGCGGGTTGGGTGGCAAGTCTGCTGGTTGGCGTTGAGGAACGGCAGGGATGCCTGATGAACATCATCATCGGCATTCTGGGGGCGTTTGTTGGCGGCTTGATCATGGATCTGCTGGGCTTCGGCGGGACGAATTTTGGATGGGATGTGCGCAGTTTTGGTGTGGCAGTACTTGGCGCAATTGTGCTTTTAGCAATTACCGGGCGCACGCGCAAGCAACGGCGTTGA
- a CDS encoding replication-associated recombination protein A produces the protein MPRNQKTLFDTQREEALNRQAPLAARMRPRTLDEFVGQDHIIGEGKVLRRAISNDALFSIILWGPPGSGKTTLARIIADTTNAHFEQLSAVSAGVADLRRVVKEAQDRLGMFQQRTIVFIDEIHRFNKAQQDAILPYVEDGTIILIGATTENPSFEVNPALRSRARVFVLEALTDDQIGVIVDRALSDTERGLGELNVLLAADARGYLINMSNGDARTALNALEAAALAKPPGVGGKRLITVEDIRDALQSRAVRYDKNGELHYDAISALHKSVRDSDPDAALYWLGRMLDGGEDPLYIARRVVRMAIEDIGLADPQALPLTIAAQQAVHFLGQPEGDLALAQAVVYLAQAPKSNAVYTAYAAALKDVAETRNEPVPLHLRNAPTPLMKGLGYGRGYQYAHDDDDARVDQEHFPPNLQGRRYYEPTGRGFEATVRERLAWRDTRSSDPRASRVMGSARSSTDTPQGNASPAIDPQALAGEEPQIPADDAAEISQVARPPSRRRSK, from the coding sequence ATGCCCAGGAACCAGAAAACTCTGTTCGACACGCAGCGCGAAGAGGCGTTGAACCGACAGGCGCCGCTCGCCGCGCGCATGCGTCCGCGCACCCTCGATGAATTTGTCGGGCAGGATCATATTATCGGCGAGGGGAAGGTCCTGCGACGCGCTATCAGCAACGATGCGCTCTTTTCGATCATCCTCTGGGGACCGCCCGGCTCCGGCAAGACGACACTGGCGCGGATTATCGCCGACACAACCAATGCTCACTTTGAGCAACTCTCCGCCGTCTCCGCCGGGGTTGCCGACCTGCGGCGGGTGGTGAAGGAGGCGCAGGATCGTCTCGGCATGTTCCAGCAGCGCACGATTGTGTTTATCGATGAGATTCATCGATTCAACAAAGCCCAACAGGACGCGATTCTGCCGTATGTCGAAGATGGAACAATCATCCTGATCGGCGCGACGACCGAAAACCCGTCGTTTGAGGTGAACCCGGCATTGCGCTCGCGTGCGCGGGTATTTGTTCTCGAAGCGCTGACCGACGATCAGATCGGCGTCATTGTTGATCGGGCGTTGAGCGACACAGAACGTGGGCTTGGCGAGCTCAACGTGCTGCTCGCCGCCGATGCACGCGGCTATCTGATCAATATGTCGAATGGCGACGCGCGCACGGCGCTTAACGCACTGGAAGCCGCAGCGCTTGCCAAGCCGCCCGGCGTCGGCGGGAAACGTCTGATCACCGTCGAGGATATTCGTGACGCGCTCCAGAGTCGCGCAGTGCGGTATGATAAGAATGGCGAACTGCACTATGATGCGATCTCCGCGCTTCATAAGAGCGTCCGTGACAGTGATCCCGATGCAGCGCTCTACTGGCTTGGTCGCATGCTCGACGGCGGTGAGGATCCGCTCTATATTGCGCGACGAGTGGTGCGCATGGCAATCGAAGATATTGGACTGGCCGACCCGCAGGCCCTGCCGTTGACAATTGCGGCGCAGCAGGCGGTTCATTTTCTGGGTCAACCCGAAGGCGATCTGGCGCTGGCGCAGGCGGTTGTGTATCTGGCGCAGGCGCCGAAGAGCAATGCGGTCTATACCGCATACGCAGCAGCACTGAAGGACGTGGCAGAAACGCGCAATGAGCCGGTGCCGCTCCATCTGCGCAATGCGCCCACGCCATTGATGAAAGGGCTTGGGTATGGGCGCGGCTATCAGTATGCGCACGATGACGACGATGCGCGGGTGGATCAGGAACACTTCCCGCCCAATCTGCAAGGAAGGCGCTACTATGAGCCAACCGGGCGTGGCTTCGAAGCAACGGTGCGCGAGCGTCTCGCCTGGCGTGATACCCGTTCATCCGATCCGCGCGCGTCGAGGGTCATGGGAAGTGCGCGCAGCAGTACAGATACGCCGCAGGGCAACGCATCCCCGGCAATTGATCCACAGGCGCTTGCCGGCGAAGAACCGCAGATTCCGGCAGACGATGCCGCCGAAATATCTCAGGTCGCCCGTCCGCCGTCACGTCGTCGATCAAAATAA
- a CDS encoding NAD(P)/FAD-dependent oxidoreductase, which yields MLPQTADVVIIGAGIIGASIAYHLAVRGCTNVVILEKEETEISGSTARSVAGVRHQFSTEVNIRLSLYSIERLKRFHEEVGGHAGLQQSGYLFLIDNQADWETYRANVALQRSLGVRVELLAPEDAAQFIPGMRIDDLIGATFGPDDGFCDPHGIAIGYLNRARDLGVRLERATPVVGIRVVGDHVAGVETPVGVINCPVVVNAAGPWAGEVGMLAGLEIPVRPYRRCVYVTEPFPLIPGPIPLTVDVGTGFYMRKEHENVLFGKSNYAEPPGYNLAVDWEWLDVVLEAGLRRFPILERAGLAEKLCWAGAYEITPDHMPILGRHPELEGYVDASGFSGHGVMHAPATGLLIAEEILDGRAHTIDIDPLRINRFRGVLKRELNVI from the coding sequence ATGCTACCGCAAACCGCTGATGTTGTGATTATCGGCGCCGGGATCATCGGCGCTTCGATCGCGTACCACCTGGCAGTGCGTGGGTGCACCAATGTCGTGATACTGGAGAAAGAAGAGACCGAGATCAGCGGCTCGACTGCCCGGTCGGTAGCAGGGGTGCGCCATCAGTTCTCCACCGAAGTCAACATTCGTCTCTCGCTCTACAGCATCGAGCGCCTGAAACGTTTTCACGAAGAGGTCGGCGGCCATGCCGGGTTGCAACAGAGCGGCTATCTTTTCCTGATCGACAATCAGGCTGACTGGGAAACCTATCGCGCAAATGTTGCCTTGCAGCGCAGTCTCGGCGTGCGCGTCGAACTTCTCGCGCCTGAAGACGCCGCGCAGTTCATTCCCGGTATGCGCATCGATGACCTGATCGGCGCCACGTTCGGTCCCGACGATGGGTTTTGCGATCCACACGGCATCGCCATCGGGTATCTGAACCGCGCGCGTGACCTGGGTGTCCGCCTGGAGCGCGCCACGCCCGTCGTTGGCATCCGGGTCGTCGGGGATCATGTGGCAGGCGTCGAGACGCCGGTTGGGGTGATCAACTGCCCGGTTGTGGTCAACGCCGCCGGTCCCTGGGCTGGCGAGGTCGGCATGCTTGCCGGACTGGAGATTCCGGTGCGTCCATACCGCCGCTGCGTCTATGTCACAGAACCATTCCCGCTGATCCCCGGTCCTATTCCGCTGACCGTCGATGTAGGCACGGGGTTCTATATGCGCAAGGAGCACGAGAATGTGTTGTTTGGCAAATCGAACTATGCCGAACCGCCGGGGTACAACCTGGCGGTCGATTGGGAGTGGCTCGATGTTGTTCTCGAAGCGGGGTTGCGACGCTTCCCGATCCTGGAGCGCGCCGGTCTGGCGGAAAAGCTCTGCTGGGCAGGTGCGTATGAGATTACGCCGGACCACATGCCCATCCTGGGACGGCATCCTGAACTGGAAGGGTATGTTGATGCCAGCGGGTTTAGCGGTCATGGCGTTATGCACGCACCGGCCACCGGTTTGCTTATCGCCGAAGAGATCCTCGATGGTCGCGCCCATACGATTGATATCGATCCGTTGCGCATCAACCGTTTTCGCGGCGTCCTCAAGCGCGAATTGAATGTCATCTAG
- the plsY gene encoding glycerol-3-phosphate 1-O-acyltransferase PlsY: protein MMPTIASIALVLLAYLSGSIPFSLLVARAWGVDLRVSGSGNVGAANVWRTCGFSAFALAMGGDMLKGALPTIAAQALGLSPLAVVIVGTAAMLGHTRSIFLGFRGGKAVATGGGVVLTLAPLVALPGLAAWAVTFGITRISAVASLTAAAVCGIAAAVLLALGMLPPAYAIFVWGAVAAIVFLHRSNIHRLRTGTENRFEKLF, encoded by the coding sequence ATGATGCCGACGATCGCGTCTATCGCCCTTGTGCTTCTCGCCTATCTGTCCGGTTCGATCCCCTTCAGTCTGCTGGTTGCGCGCGCCTGGGGCGTCGATCTGCGCGTGTCCGGCAGCGGCAATGTCGGCGCTGCGAATGTCTGGCGCACCTGCGGATTCAGCGCATTTGCACTTGCCATGGGCGGCGACATGCTGAAAGGCGCTCTGCCAACCATTGCTGCACAGGCGCTCGGTCTTTCACCGCTTGCGGTGGTGATCGTCGGCACGGCGGCAATGCTGGGTCACACGCGCTCGATCTTTCTGGGTTTTCGCGGAGGTAAAGCGGTGGCAACTGGCGGTGGCGTGGTGCTGACACTGGCGCCACTCGTGGCGCTGCCCGGTCTGGCAGCGTGGGCGGTAACGTTTGGCATCACGCGCATTTCGGCGGTCGCGTCGCTGACGGCAGCTGCAGTGTGCGGCATTGCTGCTGCCGTGCTGCTGGCGCTGGGCATGCTACCGCCTGCATATGCCATCTTTGTGTGGGGAGCGGTTGCTGCAATCGTGTTTCTGCATCGCTCGAATATTCATCGCCTGCGCACCGGAACCGAGAATCGCTTCGAGAAACTGTTCTAG
- a CDS encoding sigma-70 family RNA polymerase sigma factor — MHASPDPNPASSDRELIERARNGDHAAFAQIYDRYAKPLYRYIYFRVGDADLAEDLRSEVFLRALESLDRYEDRGWPFSAWLYRIARDRTIDMLRRRRFRQTVPLESWSGACEGPDREVAARLDCEELRRHLCNLTDDQRQVIYLRFMADLSVQEVALRLGRSEGAVKALQHRGLQSLARRLAVCECV; from the coding sequence ATGCACGCTTCTCCCGATCCCAATCCGGCATCCTCCGACCGTGAACTGATTGAACGCGCCCGCAATGGCGATCATGCGGCATTCGCGCAGATCTATGATCGCTATGCAAAGCCGCTGTACCGTTACATCTACTTTCGGGTCGGCGACGCCGATCTTGCCGAAGATTTGCGGTCCGAAGTGTTTCTGCGCGCCCTGGAAAGCCTTGATCGCTATGAAGATCGCGGATGGCCCTTCTCTGCCTGGCTCTACCGGATTGCACGCGACCGGACAATCGATATGCTGCGCCGTCGCCGCTTCCGACAGACCGTGCCGCTGGAGAGTTGGAGCGGCGCCTGTGAAGGTCCTGATCGCGAAGTCGCAGCGCGCCTCGATTGCGAAGAATTGCGTCGCCATTTGTGCAATCTTACCGACGATCAACGGCAGGTGATCTATCTGCGGTTTATGGCTGACCTCTCGGTGCAGGAAGTGGCGCTGCGGCTTGGGCGTTCTGAAGGCGCAGTGAAAGCGCTGCAACATCGCGGATTGCAGTCGCTGGCGCGGCGTCTTGCCGTCTGTGAGTGCGTATAA
- a CDS encoding protein-L-isoaspartate(D-aspartate) O-methyltransferase produces MDFANERRAMIDLLVQRGIRDRRVLDAMAQVPRHAFVPENERSFAYSDQALPIGEGQTISQPYMVALMVEALQLAPTDRVLEVGAGSGYAAAVLSRIVAKVHTVECREALAERAVALIQALGYTNITVHIGDGTQGLPDYAPFDAILVSAASPWVPAPLREQLASSGRLVIPVGGRQAQILLRLRREGDTLRTERLCDVRFVPLIGGHAWTAERYPER; encoded by the coding sequence ATGGATTTTGCCAACGAGCGCCGTGCCATGATCGATCTCCTGGTGCAACGCGGCATTCGCGACCGGCGAGTTCTGGATGCAATGGCGCAGGTGCCGCGTCATGCGTTTGTGCCGGAGAACGAGCGATCGTTTGCCTACAGCGATCAGGCGCTGCCGATAGGAGAAGGGCAGACAATATCTCAGCCCTACATGGTGGCGCTGATGGTCGAGGCGCTCCAGCTTGCTCCGACCGATCGCGTTCTGGAAGTCGGCGCCGGTTCCGGTTATGCGGCGGCAGTATTGAGCCGGATTGTCGCAAAGGTTCATACTGTCGAATGTCGTGAGGCGCTGGCGGAGCGTGCAGTTGCACTGATCCAGGCGCTGGGGTATACCAATATCACCGTCCACATTGGTGATGGGACGCAGGGGTTGCCGGATTATGCACCGTTCGATGCGATTCTGGTATCGGCGGCCTCACCCTGGGTGCCAGCGCCACTCCGTGAGCAACTGGCATCATCAGGTCGCCTGGTGATCCCGGTCGGCGGGCGTCAGGCGCAGATCCTGCTGCGCTTGCGGCGCGAAGGCGATACATTGCGCACCGAACGACTCTGCGATGTGCGCTTTGTGCCGTTGATTGGCGGGCACGCCTGGACGGCGGAGCGGTACCCTGAACGTTGA
- a CDS encoding site-2 protease family protein yields the protein MFSTPDEGIFAGRSNDTIELLKAWGGTTVAFAVFQTGAANLASSRFLVNLFIAAVVCGLGFVLHELAHRIVARRFGAQAHFVANVQMLAISIVVAFLPLGLFFAAPGAVWHRGYLTPRQSGLIALAGPATNMALAVIFLIAAPFVFLVGLRDNWIVGLFYTGVALNAWLGLFNMIPAGPFDGAKVLAWSPVVFGVTVGIGILLAFVLPGNLLTIWLFVLRLLGS from the coding sequence ATGTTTTCGACGCCCGATGAAGGTATTTTTGCGGGGCGCAGCAACGATACAATCGAGTTGCTCAAGGCATGGGGCGGCACAACCGTCGCCTTTGCGGTCTTTCAAACCGGCGCCGCCAATCTGGCGAGCAGTCGGTTTCTGGTCAACCTGTTCATTGCTGCGGTGGTGTGCGGTCTGGGGTTTGTGCTGCACGAACTGGCGCACCGTATCGTGGCGCGGCGATTTGGCGCGCAGGCGCATTTCGTCGCCAATGTGCAGATGCTGGCGATCTCTATTGTGGTTGCATTTCTGCCGCTTGGTTTGTTCTTCGCCGCGCCTGGCGCCGTCTGGCATCGCGGCTACCTGACGCCGCGCCAGAGCGGGCTGATCGCACTCGCCGGACCAGCGACCAACATGGCGCTTGCGGTGATCTTCCTGATTGCAGCGCCGTTCGTGTTCCTCGTCGGTTTGCGCGACAACTGGATTGTTGGACTGTTCTACACCGGTGTTGCGCTCAACGCCTGGTTGGGGCTGTTCAACATGATCCCCGCCGGTCCATTTGACGGCGCAAAAGTACTGGCGTGGAGTCCAGTCGTTTTTGGCGTGACTGTCGGCATCGGTATTCTGCTGGCATTTGTGCTCCCCGGTAATCTGCTCACTATCTGGCTCTTTGTTTTGAGGCTGCTCGGCAGCTAG
- the tpiA gene encoding triose-phosphate isomerase, whose product MRTPLLAGNWKMYKTTGEARELVEGLLHGLGDVSDRKVLVCPPFTALHTVRDLVQGTPIALGAQDVYIEPQGAFTGAISPVMLRDLGCTYVIVGHSERRAIFGEGDELIGKKVRAALAHDLTPILCVGETKPQRDAGEAETIVVAQVRAALAGMTPDQIARIVIAYEPVWAIGTGDTATPADAQAMHVTIRQTLGELAGSDVADAINILYGGSVKPDNIDDLMAQPDIDGALVGGASLKADSFLRIVHFLPIQG is encoded by the coding sequence ATGCGCACGCCACTCCTTGCAGGCAACTGGAAGATGTACAAAACAACCGGTGAGGCACGCGAACTGGTCGAGGGATTGTTGCACGGGCTTGGTGATGTCAGCGACCGAAAGGTCCTGGTTTGCCCGCCGTTCACTGCGCTGCACACGGTGCGTGATCTGGTGCAGGGCACGCCGATTGCTCTGGGGGCGCAGGATGTCTACATCGAGCCGCAGGGCGCCTTTACCGGCGCGATTTCACCGGTGATGCTGCGCGATCTTGGATGCACGTATGTGATTGTCGGTCACAGTGAACGACGCGCCATTTTTGGCGAAGGTGACGAACTGATCGGAAAGAAGGTCCGCGCCGCGCTGGCGCATGATCTCACGCCCATCCTGTGTGTCGGCGAGACCAAACCGCAGCGTGACGCCGGTGAAGCCGAGACAATCGTTGTGGCGCAGGTGCGCGCGGCGCTTGCCGGTATGACACCGGATCAGATCGCTCGAATTGTCATTGCCTATGAGCCGGTCTGGGCGATCGGCACCGGCGATACTGCCACTCCTGCCGATGCACAGGCGATGCATGTGACGATCCGGCAGACGCTTGGCGAACTGGCAGGGTCCGATGTGGCGGATGCGATCAACATCCTGTACGGCGGCAGTGTCAAGCCCGACAATATCGATGACCTGATGGCGCAACCCGATATCGATGGAGCACTGGTTGGCGGCGCTTCCCTCAAAGCCGACAGTTTCCTGCGCATCGTCCATTTTCTCCCGATCCAGGGATGA
- a CDS encoding response regulator transcription factor, with protein sequence MMAQHTILIVDDEANQRLMLTQALRTNDEREIATAASVSEAVEWLDTHNADLIITDYNMPSANGLALIAHVRQRALPARIILITAYYSPELQEAAQNLGVDHFLTKPVPLSLLRRLANDLGNPSASS encoded by the coding sequence ATGATGGCGCAACACACCATTCTCATCGTCGATGATGAAGCCAATCAGCGACTCATGCTCACACAGGCGCTGCGAACGAACGATGAGCGTGAGATTGCTACTGCTGCTTCAGTATCAGAAGCAGTCGAGTGGCTCGATACACACAACGCCGATCTGATCATCACCGATTACAACATGCCGTCGGCAAACGGACTGGCGCTGATTGCGCATGTGCGTCAACGGGCTCTGCCCGCACGCATTATTTTGATTACGGCATATTATTCGCCGGAGTTACAGGAAGCAGCGCAGAACCTGGGGGTCGATCATTTTCTGACCAAGCCTGTTCCGCTGTCGCTGTTGCGTCGCCTGGCGAACGACCTGGGCAATCCCTCCGCCAGTTCATAA
- the lon gene encoding endopeptidase La — protein sequence MGKTIETSDYDLPLVILGEMVIMPHMTVPLQVGQGKSYRAMEHAWDRDHLVLLIFVSESEIETYKSSQPQQLPPVGVIARLEEFVRLPDGTARIILEGISRALVQTLLQSEPFYRVRCHAISDPEPKGIEIEALMDSVKQQIDEFVDHLGEVPQDAVAFVHRIDRPGHLADIVTWAPAFEFEERLDILNELDPVERLRRAHRLLARQLELLKLRQKIQQDTKEVLDQSQREYFLREQMRVIRRELGEDDDIDDPIDELKRKIAQLDAPDYVKEQAMHELKRLAQQGMNSPEAGVIRTYLDWILNLPWAEEELPEISLHEAQKVLDEDHYGLEKVKERILEYLAVRKLAGNRMRSPILCFVGPPGVGKTSLGRSIARALGRKFVRTSLGGIRDEAEIRGHRRTYIGALPGRIIQGMKTAKSRYPVYVLDEIDKVGQDFRGDPTSALLEVLDPEQNNAFSDHYLEIPFDLSQVVFIATANQLDTIPSPLRDRMEIIEIGGYTEDEKLGIAQGFLVRKQREFHGLTPDQLIITDDAIIKLVREYTREAGVRNLEREIASLCRKTARKVAAASDGEPIEFPIVIDAPDIPNYLGPERYTFGLAEEKDEVGVATGVTWSPTGGDVLSIEVLPVRGKGGLQLTGQLGEVMKESAQAAMSYARFRAEQFGIDPSYFDEHNIHIHVPEGAVPKDGPSAGITLTTALISAMTGKPVRRDVAMTGEITLRGKVLPIGGLKEKTLAAHRAGIRTFILPKDNAKDIAELPKKVREELQLIPVSSMDEVLKIALAH from the coding sequence ATGGGAAAAACGATTGAGACCTCCGATTATGACCTCCCGCTGGTCATTCTGGGAGAGATGGTGATCATGCCGCACATGACGGTGCCGCTGCAGGTGGGGCAGGGAAAGTCGTACCGTGCGATGGAGCATGCATGGGATCGCGACCATCTCGTCTTATTGATTTTTGTATCTGAAAGCGAGATCGAGACCTACAAGAGCAGCCAGCCGCAGCAGTTGCCGCCGGTCGGCGTGATCGCGCGTCTGGAAGAGTTTGTGAGGTTGCCCGACGGTACGGCGCGCATTATTCTGGAAGGCATCAGCCGCGCGCTGGTGCAGACGTTGTTGCAGAGTGAGCCGTTCTATCGGGTACGCTGCCATGCGATCAGCGACCCGGAGCCAAAGGGAATCGAGATCGAAGCCTTGATGGACTCGGTCAAACAGCAGATCGATGAGTTTGTCGATCATCTGGGTGAAGTGCCGCAGGACGCTGTTGCGTTCGTCCATCGCATCGACAGGCCGGGGCATTTGGCGGATATTGTGACGTGGGCGCCGGCATTTGAGTTTGAAGAGCGCCTGGATATTTTGAACGAACTCGACCCGGTTGAGCGGTTGCGGCGTGCGCATCGCCTGCTGGCGCGCCAGCTCGAGTTGCTGAAGCTGCGCCAGAAGATCCAGCAGGATACTAAAGAGGTGCTGGATCAGAGTCAGCGCGAGTACTTCTTGCGTGAGCAGATGCGCGTGATTCGCCGCGAGTTAGGCGAAGACGACGATATCGATGATCCCATCGATGAGTTGAAGCGCAAGATTGCGCAACTCGACGCGCCGGACTATGTCAAAGAACAGGCGATGCACGAATTGAAGCGCCTGGCGCAGCAGGGGATGAATAGCCCGGAGGCAGGGGTCATCCGCACGTACCTCGACTGGATCCTGAACCTGCCCTGGGCGGAGGAGGAGTTGCCTGAGATCAGCCTCCACGAAGCGCAAAAGGTGCTCGATGAGGATCACTACGGGCTTGAGAAGGTGAAGGAGCGCATCCTGGAGTACCTGGCAGTGCGCAAACTTGCCGGGAATCGGATGCGTTCCCCCATCCTGTGCTTCGTCGGTCCGCCTGGCGTCGGGAAGACATCGCTCGGTCGCTCGATTGCGCGCGCCCTGGGACGCAAGTTTGTACGCACCAGCCTGGGCGGCATTCGTGACGAGGCTGAGATCCGCGGTCACCGCCGCACCTATATTGGGGCGTTGCCGGGTCGAATTATTCAGGGGATGAAGACGGCAAAGTCGCGCTACCCGGTATATGTGCTCGATGAGATCGATAAGGTCGGGCAGGATTTCCGCGGCGATCCGACCTCGGCGCTGCTGGAGGTGCTCGATCCTGAGCAGAATAATGCGTTCTCCGATCACTACCTGGAGATTCCGTTCGATCTCTCGCAGGTGGTGTTTATCGCAACCGCCAACCAACTCGATACGATCCCCAGTCCGTTGCGCGACCGTATGGAGATTATTGAGATTGGCGGGTATACGGAGGACGAGAAACTGGGTATTGCGCAGGGGTTCCTGGTGCGCAAGCAGCGTGAGTTCCACGGGTTGACGCCGGATCAGTTGATAATCACCGACGATGCGATTATCAAACTGGTGCGCGAGTACACGCGCGAAGCCGGTGTGCGCAACCTGGAGCGCGAAATCGCCAGCCTGTGCCGTAAGACGGCGCGTAAAGTGGCGGCAGCCAGCGATGGCGAGCCGATTGAGTTCCCGATTGTCATTGATGCGCCCGACATCCCGAACTACCTCGGTCCTGAACGGTACACTTTCGGTCTGGCGGAGGAAAAGGACGAGGTGGGCGTGGCGACTGGCGTGACCTGGTCGCCGACTGGTGGGGATGTGCTCTCGATTGAGGTGCTGCCGGTGCGGGGCAAAGGCGGTCTCCAGTTGACCGGACAACTCGGCGAGGTGATGAAGGAGAGCGCTCAGGCTGCGATGAGTTATGCGCGTTTCCGCGCTGAGCAGTTTGGCATCGATCCAAGTTACTTCGACGAGCATAACATCCATATTCACGTGCCGGAAGGAGCGGTGCCGAAGGATGGTCCGTCCGCCGGGATCACCTTGACGACCGCCCTGATCTCGGCGATGACCGGTAAACCGGTTCGGCGGGATGTGGCGATGACCGGTGAAATTACGCTGCGCGGCAAGGTGTTGCCTATTGGCGGCTTGAAGGAAAAGACGCTGGCGGCGCATCGCGCCGGTATTCGCACCTTCATTCTGCCGAAGGATAATGCCAAGGATATCGCCGAGTTGCCGAAGAAGGTGCGCGAGGAGTTGCAGTTGATCCCGGTTTCGTCGATGGACGAGGTGCTGAAGATTGCACTCGCGCACTAG